GTGATCTGGAACACGAAACCCGATGTCATTATCGAAACCGGCGTGGCACGCGGTGGCTCGGTGCTGTTTATGGCCTCACTATTGCAGTTGATTGGCAATGGCACCGTGATCGGAGTCGACATAGATATCCGCGCTCACAACCGCGACACGATCAACAAACACCCTATGTCGAAACGAGTCACTCTAATTGAGGGGCCGTCGACCAGCGAGGATACGCTGGCCGCCGTGCGTGCCGAGATCCCAGAAGGCGCCAAAGTCATGGTAGTTCTAGACAGCGACCACAGCCGCGATCATGTTCTGGCCGAGTGCCGTGCATACGGTCCGTTGGTTACACCTGGCTGCTACATGGTCGTTGCGGATACGATGATCGGGTATGTCGGCCAGAAGGACAGCCCACAAAACCGTTCCAAATCGTGGTTTGCCGGGAACGAGCCGCTATCAGCGCTTAATGACTATATGTCAGAAGCAGACCTATTCGAAGTTGATCCGGTGTTGAACGGCAAGCTTGTGCTGTCCTCTTCGCCCGGTGGGTATATTCGACGGAAATTTGCATGACTACTGTCGTCATTTCGCAACCTATGTATTTTCCGTGGCCAGGTTTTTTGGCCCAACTCGCTTTAGCTGATGTAGTCGTTTGGCTGGTAGATGCGCAGTTTTCTAGACGCTCGTTTACTAACCGCGTACAGATTAGATCGCCTTCTGGCAGCGCCTGGCTTAGCATACCAATAAAGCATACTAAAAACAGGACAGATATCGTTGACATCGTTGCTGCTGAACCAAATTGGCTAGATTTACACATCGATAAACTCAAGAAATCGCTTAGCGGGACGCCTTACCTAGACTCCGCACTAGCACCAGTTCTACACCTGAATCAGCATGACGGCCTTTGCGACGCGATTGTCGCCAGCAGTAAAGGACTAGCATCACAGTTTGGCATAAATCCGAGCGAGTATCACCTTAGCACCGATCTAAATGTCACAGAAACAGGCTCGAACAGGATACTGCAAATCGTCCAAGAATTGGGCGGAACGCGCTATGTCACCGGGCATGGCGCACGCAACTATCTGGAACACAAGGAGTTTGAATTGGCAGGGATCAACGTCGAATACATGGAATATGATGTCAGGCCGTGGGGGCGTGTTGAAGATGATTTTTCGCCGTTCGTGACCGGGCTTGACCTGTTAGCACATGTAGGCCCTGCTCAAGCTGCATCTTATCTAAACCCGCGCACACGCAACTGGAAAGAATTTCTTCAGAACCACCAACAGACATAGGCTTCCTAATATGGGATCGTTTCCGGTTTGGAACAGGATCGCATCATAGCGTTGACGGCTCGGAGTGTTCTATCTGTACCCCCAACTGTCCGGGGCAGAGGAGGTGATAGCCAAAGGATTGACGCCGCCCGAAGTGAGCTCCCACGCCCAATCTTACTGTGCCGTTAACTATTGGGCGCTAACTTGAATAATTTAAGAAAATCAATGCCTTATTGTGGACCTTAGTTCTGGTCTATATCATTAGCTTCCGGTGTCTGACGTCAGTACCATTGGGACAGTATTGGTCGATTTGATAAGAGTAGATTTCTGGCTCATCGTAGCTGCCAAGGAGTAGAGATGAGAAAGAACCCCTAAAACAAGCAGAGTCACGGCGAGAAGCCAGCAAAGGACATTTGGCGTTCGACCCGTAAACAGTATTCCGCACAAGAAAAGATCCAGATTTTACTGGACGGCCAAATAGGCGAGGAAAGTATTGCAGAGCTGTGCTGTCATGAGGACACCGCGCAAAGCCCGTCCTGGGCGGACGCCTGTAGGCGCCCACCCTTTCGAACTATATTGCACTTGCTACCCCCCAACCCTCGCCGGGAGCAGGTTTTAGAGACGAGCACCCTGAAGGGCTTCGCCCAAAACCAGTTGTTAAAGGGAAATATGTACGACGTAACCACTTGGCAGAAGGCATGGCTGTGCGGCGTAATGGAAAATTTCTATCGCAAAAGGCAAAACTATTTGTCGCACATAGGGAGTAAGTGGCGGACCAAGGGGGAACAACCCTATTTGAGTAACCATTTTTCATGCAAAAAAATAACTGCCACAATATGTACCAAGAGGTGGACAAGAATCGGTGGCGTGATCGGTCTACCACTCAGGACTTCGGGCTTTGTGCGGCCTGCCTTGTGCCCAGTTCAAAATGCAGCTTGATGCATGGATCAATCCGAATTGGTAGATTCACTTTCAAGACTTTGGTTTCAGTAGGGCAACCTGGGCTCTACAACGCTATAGATTCTAACGCGCGAGCACAGATATTCGCTATAACCAAGCGAATGAATCTTCGCTCAGATCCATAAATGCCAGATCCTCAACTAAGACTTTGGCACCACTTAAATTAAGCAGCACCCCGTCATCCAGATCCCGGTACTTAATGTCAGAGATATTGTCTGCAAATAGACCTGAGCCAATCCCAATCTGATCAATCCCAACTTCAAAATCAGTCATGATGTTGAAGCCATCAAAAAAGTGAAACTCAAGAAGGTCAGCTTCCCCTCCACTAATATGAACACCGCGGCCTGGTCCGCCTCTCAGGATATCGGCGCTTTCCCCACCATCCAATTTGTCTCTTCCGAAGCCATCCTCCAGGATGTCAGCTTCATCCAAGCCATTGATATGGTCTCGTCTCCGACTTCCCGAAAGCGATACGCTGTCATCCAGTATGTTTACAGAAATGAGGGCCGTGGCTTCGGGAGTTCTACCGAACGTGTCTTCAAGTTCATACGTGAATGTCTGGACTATCTCGTCACCGGGGGCGACCAAATCAAGACATCTGAATCTGCTTCATATGTAAACGATCCATCATTATTCAGGTTTGGTAGCCTCTCTTCCGGACCTGAAAGCAGGGATACGGTTAGTCCTCTGCCTGTGTACCAGTTGTCGTTGGCTAGGATGTTTCCAGCGATGACATCGTCTTCGTCAATGTGAAAAACATCGTCTTGTGCATTTTGGTGGAAATGAAGCTGCTATGGCCGTCGCCCCATCGAGATCTTTCACCGTAGATTCCGAATCGGAATAATCGCCCCCTAGAACGATGGTTGTATCGGCAAATCCATCATTGTCTGTGTCTATGCCCAAAATTGCGGACCCCAAATAAACACTCAAATCACTTCGATCAAAACGGACACCATTCAATATAAAGACGTCATCAATCCCAAAGGTCTTGTCGGTAGACCTTGCCTTGAGGCGGGCAGGGGGCTTTCTCAGCATTTACCCAAGACAAGACCTGCTTCTTTCAAATACTATAAACACCTGTCCTGAGATCATCCGCCTTGCGGTGATGCAGTACATCCGCTTCCCGCTTTCGTTTCGGAATGTCGAAGTTCTGCTGCACGAACGAGGCATCGACGTGAGCCACGAAACTGTCCGCTATTGGTGGATCAGGTTTGGCCCGATGTTTGCCTCTGAGATCCGAAGAAAGCGGGTGCAACAACTGCGCGCATTCTCGAAATGGAAGTGGCATGTGGATGAGGTTTTGTGAAGGTTAATGGCAAGAAGCATTACCTCT
The Ruegeria sp. SCSIO 43209 genome window above contains:
- a CDS encoding cephalosporin hydroxylase family protein; this translates as MLQLDPYDYSYLWSWMGAPIIQMPADVMATQEVIWNTKPDVIIETGVARGGSVLFMASLLQLIGNGTVIGVDIDIRAHNRDTINKHPMSKRVTLIEGPSTSEDTLAAVRAEIPEGAKVMVVLDSDHSRDHVLAECRAYGPLVTPGCYMVVADTMIGYVGQKDSPQNRSKSWFAGNEPLSALNDYMSEADLFEVDPVLNGKLVLSSSPGGYIRRKFA
- a CDS encoding WbqC family protein, which translates into the protein MTTVVISQPMYFPWPGFLAQLALADVVVWLVDAQFSRRSFTNRVQIRSPSGSAWLSIPIKHTKNRTDIVDIVAAEPNWLDLHIDKLKKSLSGTPYLDSALAPVLHLNQHDGLCDAIVASSKGLASQFGINPSEYHLSTDLNVTETGSNRILQIVQELGGTRYVTGHGARNYLEHKEFELAGINVEYMEYDVRPWGRVEDDFSPFVTGLDLLAHVGPAQAASYLNPRTRNWKEFLQNHQQT